A stretch of the Streptomyces venezuelae genome encodes the following:
- a CDS encoding fumarylacetoacetate hydrolase family protein: protein MRIARFSIDGNVAFGAVEGSTASGDQSDLVLDIIKGIPFADFELSGTKVPVGKVRLLPPVLPNKVVAIGRNYAEHAAELGNEVPDVPITFFKPSTSVVGPGDPIAYPSFSQEVHHEAELAVVIGRMCREVPRDRVKDVILGYTCANDVTARDVQQREKQWARAKGFDSACPLGPWIETDLDPADLAIECTVNGELRQSGRTSQMVRSIEDLIVHITEAMTLLPGDVVLTGTPAGVGPLNVGDEVAVTIEGIGTLANKVIKRG, encoded by the coding sequence TTGCGCATCGCCAGATTCTCGATCGACGGAAATGTCGCCTTCGGCGCCGTGGAGGGCAGCACCGCCTCCGGCGACCAGAGCGACCTCGTCCTCGACATCATCAAGGGCATCCCGTTCGCGGACTTCGAGCTCTCCGGTACGAAGGTCCCGGTAGGCAAGGTGCGCCTGCTGCCGCCCGTGCTCCCCAACAAGGTCGTGGCCATCGGCCGCAACTACGCGGAGCACGCGGCGGAGCTCGGCAACGAGGTCCCGGACGTGCCCATCACCTTCTTCAAGCCCTCCACGTCGGTGGTCGGCCCCGGCGACCCGATCGCCTACCCCTCCTTCTCCCAGGAGGTCCACCACGAGGCGGAGCTCGCCGTGGTGATCGGCCGGATGTGCCGGGAGGTCCCGCGGGACCGCGTCAAGGACGTCATCCTCGGCTACACCTGTGCCAACGACGTCACCGCGCGCGACGTCCAGCAGCGCGAGAAGCAGTGGGCCCGGGCCAAGGGCTTCGACAGCGCCTGCCCGCTCGGCCCCTGGATCGAGACCGACCTCGACCCGGCCGACCTCGCGATCGAGTGCACCGTCAACGGCGAACTGCGCCAGTCCGGCCGCACCAGCCAGATGGTCCGCTCCATCGAGGACCTGATCGTCCACATCACCGAGGCCATGACGCTGCTGCCCGGCGACGTCGTCCTCACGGGGACCCCGGCCGGAGTCGGCCCCCTCAACGTCGGCGACGAGGTCGCCGTCACCATCGAAGGTATCGGCACTCTCGCCAACAAGGTGATCAAGCGTGGCTAA